The following coding sequences lie in one Flagellimonas eckloniae genomic window:
- the rplO gene encoding 50S ribosomal protein L15 → MDLHNLKPAEGAVNRDGKRLGRGQASGKGGTAARGHKGAKSRSGYSKKIGFEGGQMPLQRRVPKFGFKNINRKEYQGINLGKLQELVDNGTLKKEVTLDILVENRLAGKNDLVKILGDGELKAPLKISVHKFTASAKAAIEAAGGEAISL, encoded by the coding sequence ATGGATTTACATAATCTTAAACCAGCAGAAGGCGCTGTTAACAGAGATGGAAAACGCTTAGGAAGAGGTCAAGCTTCTGGTAAAGGCGGAACTGCCGCAAGAGGTCATAAAGGTGCAAAGTCTAGGTCCGGATATTCCAAAAAGATTGGTTTTGAAGGTGGACAAATGCCTTTGCAACGTCGTGTTCCTAAATTTGGTTTTAAGAACATCAACAGAAAAGAATATCAAGGAATCAATTTGGGCAAATTGCAAGAATTGGTTGACAATGGAACTCTTAAAAAAGAAGTTACGTTGGATATTCTTGTTGAGAACAGATTGGCTGGCAAGAATGATTTGGTGAAAATTTTGGGAGATGGTGAATTAAAAGCACCTTTGAAAATTTCAGTACATAAATTTACTGCTTCTGCTAAAGCAGCGATTGAGGCCGCAGGAGGAGAGGCAATAAGTTTATAA
- the infA gene encoding translation initiation factor IF-1, whose amino-acid sequence MAKQPAIEQDGTIIEALSNAMFRVELENGHVVTAHISGKMRMHYIKLLPGDKVKLEMSPYDLTKARITYRY is encoded by the coding sequence ATGGCAAAACAGCCAGCAATAGAACAGGACGGAACTATAATTGAAGCATTGTCAAACGCAATGTTTAGAGTTGAATTAGAGAACGGTCATGTTGTTACGGCACATATTTCTGGGAAAATGCGGATGCATTATATAAAGTTACTTCCAGGAGACAAGGTGAAACTTGAAATGAGCCCATACGATTTAACAAAAGCAAGAATTACTTACAGATACTAA
- the rplV gene encoding 50S ribosomal protein L22, translating to MGVRKRQMAERLKEEKKQLAIAKLNNCPTSPRKMRLVADLIRGKQVEMALAILRFNPKEASRKIEKLLLSAIANWEAKNEEASIEDADLIVKEIRVDGGTMLKRLRPAPQGRAHRIRKRSNHVTMILEANNNVQS from the coding sequence ATGGGAGTTCGTAAAAGACAAATGGCCGAAAGGTTAAAAGAAGAGAAAAAGCAACTTGCTATAGCCAAGTTGAACAATTGCCCAACTTCTCCAAGAAAAATGCGTTTGGTCGCTGACTTGATTAGAGGAAAACAGGTAGAAATGGCACTTGCAATTTTGAGGTTCAATCCTAAAGAAGCTTCAAGAAAGATAGAGAAATTGTTACTTTCTGCAATTGCTAACTGGGAAGCTAAAAATGAAGAGGCTAGTATTGAAGATGCTGACCTTATCGTTAAAGAAATTCGAGTGGATGGGGGAACTATGTTGAAAAGACTACGTCCTGCACCGCAAGGAAGAGCACATAGAATTAGAAAACGTTCCAACCATGTTACCATGATCTTGGAAGCTAATAACAACGTTCAAAGCTAG
- the rpsC gene encoding 30S ribosomal protein S3, translated as MGQKTNPIGNRLGIIRGWESNWYGGNDYGDKLAEDDKIRKYIHARLAKASVSRVIIERTLKLITITITTARPGIIIGKGGQEVDKLKEELKKITNKEVQINIHEIKRPELDANLVAASVARQIESRISYRRAIKMAVAAAIRMNAEGIKIQISGRLNGAEMARSESYKEGRIPLSTFRADVDYALHEAHTTYGRLGIKVWIMKGEVYGKRELSPLVGLSKGQGKGDKRDGKKPQRRRK; from the coding sequence ATGGGACAAAAGACCAATCCGATAGGAAATCGCTTAGGAATAATCAGAGGATGGGAATCCAACTGGTACGGCGGTAACGATTACGGCGATAAGCTGGCTGAGGATGATAAAATAAGAAAATATATCCACGCACGTTTGGCAAAAGCCAGTGTGTCTAGGGTAATTATTGAGAGAACCTTAAAATTGATCACTATTACCATTACTACGGCTAGACCTGGTATTATCATTGGTAAAGGTGGACAGGAGGTTGATAAACTTAAGGAAGAACTTAAGAAAATCACCAACAAAGAGGTTCAAATCAATATTCATGAGATAAAGAGACCTGAGCTTGATGCCAATTTGGTTGCTGCAAGTGTTGCAAGACAAATTGAAAGTAGAATTTCTTACAGAAGGGCTATTAAAATGGCTGTTGCGGCTGCAATCCGTATGAACGCGGAAGGTATCAAAATTCAGATTTCTGGACGTTTGAACGGTGCTGAAATGGCGCGTTCTGAGTCTTATAAGGAAGGAAGGATTCCATTATCAACTTTCCGTGCAGATGTAGATTATGCTTTACATGAAGCGCATACTACATATGGAAGACTGGGAATCAAGGTTTGGATTATGAAGGGTGAGGTTTATGGTAAGAGAGAGCTTTCCCCATTAGTAGGATTGTCCAAAGGTCAAGGAAAAGGCGACAAACGAGATGGTAAGAAGCCACAACGTCGTAGAAAGTAA
- the rplP gene encoding 50S ribosomal protein L16, whose translation MLQPKRTKFRKAQKGRMKGNSQRGHQLSNGMFGIKSLDSHFITSRQIEAARIAATRYMKRQGQLWIKIFPDKPITKKPLEVRMGKGKGAPEYWVAVVKPGRIMFEVAGVPMDIAKEALRLAAQKLPVKTKFIVARDYSA comes from the coding sequence ATGTTACAGCCAAAAAGAACAAAATTTCGTAAAGCCCAGAAGGGGCGTATGAAAGGGAATTCCCAAAGAGGACACCAACTTTCCAATGGAATGTTCGGTATAAAGTCTTTGGATTCACACTTCATTACTTCCCGTCAGATAGAGGCTGCACGTATTGCTGCGACAAGGTATATGAAAAGGCAAGGTCAGTTGTGGATCAAGATATTCCCAGACAAGCCTATCACAAAAAAGCCTCTTGAAGTACGTATGGGTAAAGGTAAAGGTGCTCCAGAATATTGGGTAGCCGTTGTTAAGCCTGGAAGAATCATGTTTGAGGTAGCTGGTGTCCCTATGGACATCGCAAAGGAAGCTTTGAGACTTGCTGCGCAAAAACTGCCAGTGAAAACTAAGTTTATCGTAGCTAGGGATTATTCCGCTTAA
- the rpsQ gene encoding 30S ribosomal protein S17 — MEEKRNLRKERIGVVTSNKMEKSIVVAEVKRVKHPMYGKFVLKTKKYVAHDEKNDCKEGDTVKIMETRPLSKTKCWRLVEILERAK, encoded by the coding sequence ATGGAAGAAAAAAGAAATTTAAGAAAAGAGAGAATAGGGGTTGTTACCAGCAACAAAATGGAGAAATCTATTGTGGTTGCCGAGGTAAAGCGAGTTAAGCACCCTATGTACGGTAAGTTCGTTTTAAAGACCAAGAAGTATGTTGCCCATGACGAAAAGAATGATTGCAAAGAAGGCGATACTGTGAAAATAATGGAAACCAGACCATTGAGTAAGACTAAATGTTGGAGACTGGTTGAAATCCTTGAAAGAGCTAAATAA
- the rpsE gene encoding 30S ribosomal protein S5, whose protein sequence is MYQKYKNVETVKPGGLELKDRLVGVQRVTKVTKGGRAFGFSAIVVVGDENGVVGHGLGKSKEVATAIAKAIEDAKKNLIRIPLNKGTLPHEQKGKFGGARVYIQPASHGTGVIAGGAVRAVLEAVGVQDVLSKSQGSSNPHNVVKATFDALLQLRGAQTVANQRGISLEKVFKG, encoded by the coding sequence ATGTACCAGAAATACAAAAACGTAGAAACAGTTAAGCCAGGTGGACTGGAGTTGAAAGATCGTTTGGTTGGTGTCCAAAGGGTTACCAAGGTTACCAAAGGTGGTAGAGCATTCGGTTTTTCGGCAATAGTTGTTGTTGGTGATGAGAATGGTGTGGTAGGACATGGTTTAGGAAAATCTAAAGAAGTTGCTACTGCTATTGCCAAGGCTATTGAAGACGCCAAAAAGAATTTGATAAGAATTCCTTTGAACAAAGGCACACTTCCCCATGAGCAGAAAGGAAAGTTTGGTGGCGCACGAGTATATATTCAGCCAGCATCTCATGGTACGGGAGTTATTGCAGGTGGTGCGGTTAGAGCAGTATTGGAAGCAGTGGGGGTACAGGATGTACTATCAAAATCACAAGGTTCTTCCAATCCGCATAATGTTGTTAAGGCGACTTTTGATGCGCTTTTACAATTGAGGGGAGCACAAACTGTAGCCAATCAAAGAGGTATTTCTTTGGAAAAAGTCTTTAAGGGATAA
- the rplX gene encoding 50S ribosomal protein L24, translating into MKLKIKTGDTVKVIAGDHKGTEGKILQVDREKNKAIVEGVNTVSKHEKPSAQNPQGGIVKKEAPIHISNLSLIDPKSGETTRVGYEVRDGKKVRLAKKSNEVI; encoded by the coding sequence ATGAAGTTGAAAATAAAAACAGGGGATACGGTAAAAGTCATTGCGGGAGACCACAAAGGCACTGAGGGAAAAATACTTCAGGTTGACCGTGAAAAAAACAAGGCTATCGTGGAAGGTGTAAATACCGTTTCAAAACATGAGAAGCCAAGTGCTCAAAACCCTCAGGGAGGAATTGTAAAAAAGGAAGCCCCAATACATATTTCCAATCTATCGTTGATCGATCCAAAATCTGGTGAGACTACACGTGTAGGATATGAAGTAAGGGATGGAAAGAAAGTTAGGCTTGCCAAAAAATCCAATGAAGTAATTTAG
- the rpsD gene encoding 30S ribosomal protein S4 — protein sequence MARYTGPKSKIARKFGEAIFGDDKAFEKKSYPPGQHGNNRRRGKKSEYAIQLMEKQKAKYTYGILEKQFRNLFDKANRSKGVTGEVLLQLCESRLDNVVYRMGLSPTRSGARQLVSHRHIIVNGEIVNIPSYSLKPGDVVGVREKSKSVQAIQNSLDNNSSVYEWITWNTEKKEGSFVAIPERLQIPENIKEQLIVELYSK from the coding sequence ATGGCAAGATACACAGGACCAAAATCAAAAATCGCTAGAAAATTTGGAGAAGCGATTTTCGGAGACGACAAAGCCTTCGAAAAGAAAAGTTACCCTCCAGGACAACACGGTAATAACAGACGCCGTGGTAAGAAATCTGAATATGCAATCCAGTTGATGGAAAAGCAAAAAGCCAAGTATACCTATGGTATTTTGGAAAAGCAATTCAGAAATCTTTTTGATAAAGCAAACCGTAGCAAAGGAGTAACCGGTGAGGTTTTACTTCAACTATGTGAATCCCGTTTGGACAATGTAGTTTACAGAATGGGACTTTCTCCTACCAGAAGCGGTGCTAGACAATTAGTTTCGCACAGGCACATCATCGTAAATGGTGAAATCGTAAATATTCCTTCATACTCATTAAAACCAGGCGATGTTGTTGGAGTTAGGGAAAAATCTAAATCCGTTCAAGCAATCCAAAATTCCTTGGATAACAATAGTAGCGTTTACGAATGGATTACTTGGAACACAGAAAAGAAAGAAGGTTCTTTTGTGGCCATTCCAGAAAGATTGCAGATTCCTGAAAATATCAAGGAACAATTAATCGTCGAGTTATACTCTAAATAA
- the rpsM gene encoding 30S ribosomal protein S13, whose product MARIAGVDIPKQKRGVISLTYIYGIGKSRAEEILEKAQVNEDTKVSDWNDDEIGRIRDAVSSYTIEGELRSETQLNIKRLMDIGCYRGIRHRSGLPLRGQRTKNNSRTRKGKRKTVANKKKATK is encoded by the coding sequence ATGGCAAGAATCGCAGGTGTAGATATACCAAAACAAAAGCGTGGAGTTATTTCACTTACCTACATTTACGGAATTGGTAAAAGTAGGGCAGAAGAGATTTTAGAGAAAGCCCAAGTAAACGAGGATACTAAAGTTTCTGACTGGAATGATGATGAAATAGGAAGAATCAGGGATGCTGTTTCTTCGTATACCATTGAAGGGGAACTTCGTTCAGAAACACAATTGAACATCAAGCGTTTGATGGATATTGGTTGTTACCGCGGAATTCGTCACAGATCCGGATTACCACTACGAGGTCAACGTACCAAGAACAACTCTAGGACAAGAAAAGGAAAAAGAAAAACGGTTGCCAACAAGAAAAAGGCAACTAAATAA
- the rpmC gene encoding 50S ribosomal protein L29 produces MKQAEIKELSIEELKERLTEFKKQHADLKIAHSVTPLENPLQIRKTRRTVARLATELTKRELQ; encoded by the coding sequence ATGAAACAAGCAGAAATAAAAGAACTTTCAATTGAAGAGTTAAAGGAAAGGTTGACTGAGTTTAAAAAGCAACATGCAGATTTGAAAATTGCACACTCGGTTACACCATTGGAGAATCCTTTGCAGATTAGAAAAACAAGAAGGACGGTGGCAAGACTTGCAACAGAATTAACAAAAAGGGAATTACAATAA
- the rpmD gene encoding 50S ribosomal protein L30: protein MSKIKVKQVKSAIKRTQNQKRTLEALGLRKIGHVVEHDATPNILGMINKVKHLVSTEEA from the coding sequence ATGTCAAAGATTAAGGTTAAACAAGTAAAGAGCGCCATCAAGAGGACTCAAAACCAGAAAAGGACTTTAGAAGCCCTTGGTTTGCGCAAGATTGGGCATGTTGTTGAACACGATGCAACGCCTAATATCCTTGGAATGATTAATAAGGTAAAACACTTGGTTTCCACAGAGGAAGCTTAA
- the ykgO gene encoding type B 50S ribosomal protein L36: protein MKVRASVKKRSADCKIVRRKGRLYVINKKNPRFKQRQG from the coding sequence ATGAAAGTTAGAGCATCAGTTAAGAAAAGAAGCGCCGACTGCAAGATAGTTCGCAGAAAAGGCAGATTATACGTAATCAACAAAAAGAATCCTAGATTTAAACAAAGACAAGGGTAA
- the rplN gene encoding 50S ribosomal protein L14, which produces MLQQESRLKVADNTGAKEVLTIRVLGGTKRRYASLGDKIVVTVKEAAPNGTVKKGSVSTAVVVRTKKEVRRPDGSYIRFDDNACVLLNPTGEMRGTRVFGPVARELRDKQFMKIVSLAPEVL; this is translated from the coding sequence ATGTTACAGCAAGAATCTAGATTAAAGGTTGCGGACAATACAGGTGCAAAAGAAGTTTTGACCATCCGCGTACTTGGAGGAACAAAAAGAAGATATGCTTCATTAGGTGATAAGATTGTAGTTACCGTTAAGGAAGCTGCTCCCAATGGAACAGTAAAAAAAGGTTCTGTTTCTACAGCTGTTGTGGTTAGAACAAAGAAGGAAGTAAGAAGACCAGATGGTTCTTATATCCGTTTTGATGACAACGCTTGTGTTTTGCTGAATCCGACAGGAGAAATGAGAGGAACTAGGGTTTTTGGACCAGTTGCCAGAGAGCTTAGGGACAAACAGTTCATGAAGATTGTTTCACTAGCTCCAGAGGTGCTTTAA
- the rplE gene encoding 50S ribosomal protein L5, with the protein MSYIPRLKTEYKERVVKALSDEFGYKNVMQVPKLEKIVVSRGVGAAVSDKKLIDHAVDELTNITGQKAVSTLSKKDVATFKLRKGMPIGAKVTLRGERMYEFLDRLITSALPRVRDFQGIKATGFDGRGNYSLGVTEQIIFPEINIDKINRINGMDITFVTSASTDKEAKSLLTEMGLPFKKN; encoded by the coding sequence ATGAGTTACATTCCAAGATTAAAAACAGAATATAAAGAGCGTGTTGTTAAAGCACTATCTGACGAGTTTGGTTACAAAAATGTAATGCAAGTTCCTAAATTGGAAAAGATTGTAGTAAGCCGTGGAGTGGGAGCTGCAGTATCTGACAAGAAATTGATTGACCATGCTGTTGATGAATTGACCAATATTACTGGTCAAAAAGCAGTGTCTACGCTTTCTAAAAAGGATGTGGCTACCTTCAAATTGAGAAAAGGAATGCCAATTGGTGCCAAAGTAACCCTTAGAGGTGAAAGAATGTATGAGTTTTTAGATAGATTGATTACATCTGCGCTACCTAGGGTACGAGATTTTCAAGGCATAAAGGCTACTGGTTTTGACGGAAGAGGAAATTATAGCTTGGGTGTTACTGAGCAGATTATTTTTCCAGAGATCAATATCGATAAAATAAACAGAATTAACGGAATGGATATCACATTTGTTACTTCTGCCAGTACAGATAAAGAAGCAAAATCATTGTTAACCGAAATGGGATTACCCTTTAAAAAGAACTAG
- the rpsN gene encoding 30S ribosomal protein S14, giving the protein MAKESMKAREVKRAKTVAKYAEKRKALKEAGDYEALQKLPKNASPVRMRNRCKLTGRPRGYMRTFGISRVTFREMANQGLIPGVKKASW; this is encoded by the coding sequence ATGGCTAAGGAATCAATGAAAGCCCGTGAGGTAAAAAGGGCAAAAACGGTAGCAAAATATGCTGAAAAGAGAAAAGCTTTAAAAGAAGCTGGTGATTATGAGGCTTTACAAAAGCTTCCTAAAAATGCGTCTCCAGTTCGTATGCGAAATCGTTGCAAATTAACAGGTAGACCAAGAGGGTATATGAGAACATTTGGTATATCTAGGGTAACTTTTAGGGAGATGGCCAATCAAGGTTTGATACCGGGAGTTAAAAAAGCAAGTTGGTAA
- the rplF gene encoding 50S ribosomal protein L6 — MSRIGNNPITIPEGVTVEVNENVVTVKGKLGELSQEFSGVAIKVEDGSAHIARPSDSKEHKAKHGLYRSLVSNMIEGVAKGWTKELELVGVGYRASNQGQKLDLALGFSHNIVLNVAPEVKIETISEKGKNPIVKLMSHDKQLVGQVAAKIRAFRKPEPYKGKGIKFVGEQLRRKAGKSA; from the coding sequence ATGTCTAGAATAGGTAACAATCCAATTACAATTCCAGAAGGTGTCACTGTAGAGGTGAACGAGAATGTAGTTACCGTTAAAGGTAAGTTGGGGGAGCTTTCCCAAGAATTTTCAGGAGTTGCAATAAAGGTTGAAGATGGAAGTGCTCATATTGCAAGACCTTCTGATTCTAAAGAACACAAAGCAAAGCATGGACTATATCGTTCCTTGGTATCTAATATGATAGAAGGAGTTGCTAAGGGATGGACCAAGGAATTGGAACTGGTAGGTGTAGGATATAGAGCAAGTAACCAAGGACAAAAATTGGATTTGGCTCTAGGTTTTTCACACAATATTGTACTGAATGTTGCTCCAGAAGTAAAGATTGAGACTATTTCCGAAAAAGGTAAAAACCCAATCGTAAAATTAATGTCTCATGACAAACAATTGGTAGGTCAGGTAGCAGCCAAGATAAGGGCATTCCGTAAGCCGGAGCCTTACAAAGGAAAAGGAATTAAGTTCGTAGGAGAACAATTAAGAAGAAAAGCAGGTAAATCAGCATAA
- the rpsH gene encoding 30S ribosomal protein S8 yields MLTDPISDYLTRIRNASSAGHRVVDIPASNLKRQITKILFDQGYILSYKFEDNKVQGNIKIALKYDKFTKEPVIKKLQRVSKPGLRKYAGSEELPRVLNGLGVAIVSTSHGVMTSKQAKQDNVGGEVLCYVY; encoded by the coding sequence ATGCTTACAGATCCAATTTCAGATTATTTGACCAGAATTAGAAATGCCAGTAGCGCAGGTCATAGGGTAGTGGATATTCCTGCTTCCAATCTAAAAAGACAGATTACCAAAATATTGTTCGATCAAGGATATATTTTGAGCTACAAGTTCGAGGATAACAAAGTTCAGGGAAACATAAAAATTGCCTTGAAGTATGATAAGTTTACGAAAGAACCTGTGATAAAAAAATTGCAGAGGGTAAGTAAGCCTGGACTTCGTAAATATGCAGGTTCAGAGGAGCTTCCAAGAGTTCTTAACGGATTGGGCGTTGCTATAGTTTCAACATCCCATGGTGTTATGACAAGCAAACAAGCAAAGCAAGATAACGTAGGTGGCGAAGTATTGTGCTACGTTTATTAA
- the rpsK gene encoding 30S ribosomal protein S11, whose protein sequence is MAKATTKTAKKRKVIVESTGEAHVTASFNNIIISLTNKKGDVISWSSAGKLGFRGSKKNTPYAAQVAAEDCAKVAHEAGLRKVKVYVKGPGNGRESAIRSIHNAGIEVTEIVDVTPLPHNGCRPPKRRRV, encoded by the coding sequence ATGGCAAAGGCAACTACTAAAACAGCTAAAAAGCGCAAAGTAATTGTAGAATCTACTGGAGAGGCACACGTTACAGCTTCATTCAATAATATTATTATTTCCCTTACCAACAAAAAGGGAGATGTAATTTCTTGGTCATCTGCTGGTAAGTTGGGTTTTAGAGGTTCTAAAAAGAATACTCCCTATGCTGCCCAGGTAGCAGCCGAAGATTGTGCAAAAGTAGCACATGAAGCTGGCTTAAGAAAAGTAAAGGTATATGTGAAAGGACCTGGAAATGGTAGAGAATCTGCTATTCGTTCCATCCACAATGCCGGTATTGAGGTAACTGAGATAGTTGATGTTACCCCACTTCCACACAACGGTTGTAGACCACCCAAAAGAAGAAGAGTTTAA
- the rplR gene encoding 50S ribosomal protein L18 translates to MGLSKTERKLRIRRRIRKVSSGTEARPRLSVFRSNKEIYAQLIDDNKGVTLAAASSRDKGVEVKGTKTEVATQVGKAIAEKAIKLGVETVAFDRGGNLYHGRVKSLAEGAREAGLKF, encoded by the coding sequence ATGGGATTATCTAAGACAGAAAGAAAATTACGAATCAGAAGAAGAATACGAAAAGTGTCTTCTGGTACTGAAGCACGACCAAGGTTGTCTGTTTTCAGAAGTAATAAAGAGATATACGCTCAATTGATTGATGACAACAAAGGAGTTACTTTGGCTGCTGCATCATCAAGAGATAAAGGAGTAGAAGTGAAAGGAACTAAAACCGAAGTTGCCACCCAAGTTGGAAAAGCAATTGCAGAGAAGGCAATTAAGCTTGGTGTTGAAACTGTAGCTTTTGATAGAGGTGGAAATCTTTATCACGGTAGAGTTAAATCATTGGCCGAAGGCGCAAGGGAAGCAGGACTAAAATTCTAA
- the secY gene encoding preprotein translocase subunit SecY: protein MKKFIETISNIWKIEELRQRILVTLGLLIVYRFGAQVVLPGIDTSQLAQLNSAAGEGILGLLNAFTGGAFANASVFALGIMPYISASIVVQLMGIAIPYLQKLQKEGESGRKTINQITRWLTIAICIVQAPAYLFGLGALGVPDSAFVLGKGADFIIPAVIILVTGCVFAMWLGEKITDKGIGNGISLLIMIGIIATMPQSFVQEFISRTTNNTGGIMFILIEVIIWFLVILASVLLVMAVRQIPVQYARRTASGGYEKNIMGSRQYIPLKLNASGVMPIIFAQAIMFAPSLLGKTFNNTAAGQWMEVQFADIFGLAYNILFAVLIIIFTYFYTAITVPTNKMADDLKRSGGFIPGIRPGKETGDFLDKIMSLITLPGSVFLALLAVLPAVVVKLMDVQAGWALFYGGTSLLIMVGVAIDTVQQINSYLLNRHYDGLMKTGKNRKVA, encoded by the coding sequence ATGAAGAAATTTATTGAGACCATATCAAATATTTGGAAGATAGAAGAACTAAGACAACGAATTCTTGTTACCCTTGGTTTGCTTATAGTGTATCGTTTTGGTGCCCAAGTTGTCCTTCCAGGTATTGATACTTCCCAACTAGCGCAATTAAACAGTGCAGCTGGAGAGGGAATACTTGGCTTGCTTAATGCTTTTACAGGTGGAGCTTTTGCAAATGCTTCTGTATTTGCTTTGGGAATCATGCCATATATTTCTGCTTCTATTGTGGTGCAGTTGATGGGAATTGCAATTCCTTATCTACAAAAGCTACAGAAGGAAGGAGAAAGCGGTAGAAAAACTATCAACCAGATTACAAGATGGTTGACCATTGCAATCTGTATCGTTCAAGCCCCTGCTTATTTATTTGGTTTGGGTGCTCTTGGAGTTCCAGATAGCGCTTTTGTATTGGGAAAAGGTGCTGATTTCATTATTCCTGCCGTGATTATATTGGTTACCGGATGTGTATTTGCAATGTGGTTGGGAGAAAAGATTACGGATAAAGGAATCGGTAATGGTATTTCTTTGTTGATCATGATTGGTATTATAGCCACAATGCCTCAGTCTTTTGTTCAAGAATTTATTTCAAGAACAACTAACAATACTGGAGGTATTATGTTTATCCTTATTGAAGTTATTATTTGGTTCTTGGTAATATTGGCCAGTGTACTATTGGTAATGGCGGTAAGGCAGATTCCAGTTCAGTATGCACGAAGAACTGCATCTGGTGGTTATGAGAAAAACATTATGGGATCCAGACAATATATTCCATTAAAGTTGAATGCGTCTGGGGTAATGCCTATCATTTTTGCACAAGCAATTATGTTTGCGCCAAGTTTATTGGGTAAAACCTTTAATAATACAGCAGCGGGTCAGTGGATGGAGGTACAGTTTGCAGATATCTTCGGATTGGCTTACAATATATTGTTTGCTGTATTGATTATCATATTTACCTATTTCTATACGGCTATTACAGTTCCTACGAACAAAATGGCCGATGATTTAAAAAGAAGTGGAGGATTCATTCCTGGAATTAGACCAGGTAAGGAAACTGGGGATTTCTTGGACAAAATCATGTCATTGATAACCTTGCCAGGTTCTGTTTTCTTGGCACTATTGGCAGTTTTACCTGCTGTAGTTGTTAAGTTGATGGATGTGCAGGCAGGTTGGGCATTATTTTACGGAGGTACATCACTATTGATTATGGTGGGTGTTGCAATAGATACAGTACAACAGATAAATTCTTATTTGTTGAACAGACATTATGATGGTTTGATGAAAACCGGTAAAAATAGAAAAGTAGCATAA